A window of Hydrogenophilus thermoluteolus genomic DNA:
CGTTGCGGTGCTGGCCATCCCAGTACGTCGAGGACACGGCTCACTGGCGAACCCGGCGCGATCGCGGGTTCGGTGGTGAAATGCGCAGCGAAGTGTTGCAGGGTTTCTTGCGCGCGCCGCGCGGGGGAGGCAAGCAGCGCCAGATTTTTCGGCGCATGGCGTTGCAACCAGTGCGCGACGCGCTTCGCCTGTGTGTGTCCTTCCGGTGTCAGGGGGCGAGCCAAGTCGTCGTCGAATCCCGCTTCGGCTTCGGCGTGGCGCCAAAGCAACAGGTCGATCACGGTGGTCATTTCGTCGTTTCCTCCCAAGATTCGTGAAACCAGGTGCGCAAATCGTTTCTGAGCGTTTCGCATGGCAATACCGAGCGCGCATGGTGCCACGCGAGCACCGCGGCAGCGCCAACCGCCAGCCGGTCGCTGCGGCGCAGATAGGGGGCGAGCTGGTGCTGCGCGCCCTCCCAGTCTTGGGCGGCGCCAAGGAGATCGAGCGCATGTTTGACGCGCGCCATTTCCCGCCGGTAGGCCCGTTTGGGAAGGAGCGCGCGGCTCCATTCCAGCAGGTAGCGCCACGATTTGAGCGCGATGCGAACCCGATGGCGGCGCTCGGAAGTGGGATCGGCTTCCCACTGGTCGATACGGTGACGGACGCGGCGGCGGGTTCGGTGCCAGAGGGTGCGTACGAACGGTTCCAGGGGGTCGGAAGAGAAGCTCGATGGTTTTGCGGCAAGAAGGCGCAGGCTCGTGTCAAGCCAGAGCTGTCCGAGTGCGCGGTAGGGAAGCGCAGCGGCACGGTGGCAGGGTGGATGGAGGACTTCGGCCAGGCACGCGATCTCC
This region includes:
- a CDS encoding SixA phosphatase family protein gives rise to the protein MTTVIDLLLWRHAEAEAGFDDDLARPLTPEGHTQAKRVAHWLQRHAPKNLALLASPARRAQETLQHFAAHFTTEPAIAPGSPVSRVLDVLGWPAPQRSLLLVGHQPGIGQTAAYLLTESPLPWAFPRASLWWFRVRPFHPRPVQLRAVIHPDLAE